From the Arthrobacter sp. PM3 genome, one window contains:
- the ilvC gene encoding ketol-acid reductoisomerase, with translation MTEMFYDDDADLSIIQGRKVAIVGYGSQGHAHALNLRDSGVEVVIALKEGSRSIAKAEDAGFTVKNVADAAEWADVIMILAPDQHQRSIYNDSIKDKLTPGKALAFAHGFNIRFGYIQAPEGVDVILVAPKAPGHTVRREFEAGRGIPDIIAVEQDASGSAWELAKSYAKAIGGTRAGVIKTTFTEETETDLFGEQAVLCGGVSQLIQYGFETLTEAGYQPQIAYFEVLHELKLIVDLMWEGGIAKQRWSVSDTAEYGDYVSGPRVITPEVKENMKAVLKDIQDGAFAKRFIDDQDAGAPEFKALRAKAEQHPIEAVGRELRSLFAWQQQDADYVEGSAAR, from the coding sequence GTGACTGAAATGTTTTACGACGACGACGCAGACCTGTCGATCATCCAGGGCCGCAAGGTAGCCATTGTCGGCTACGGCTCCCAGGGCCACGCCCACGCGCTGAACCTGCGCGATTCCGGCGTCGAGGTCGTCATCGCGCTCAAGGAAGGCTCGCGCTCGATCGCGAAGGCCGAGGACGCCGGCTTCACGGTCAAGAACGTCGCCGACGCCGCCGAATGGGCCGACGTCATCATGATCCTCGCACCGGACCAGCACCAGCGCTCGATCTACAACGACTCCATCAAGGACAAGCTGACCCCCGGCAAGGCCCTGGCCTTCGCCCACGGCTTCAACATCCGCTTCGGCTACATCCAGGCTCCGGAAGGCGTTGACGTCATCCTGGTCGCCCCGAAGGCTCCGGGCCACACCGTGCGCCGCGAATTCGAAGCCGGCCGCGGCATCCCGGACATCATCGCGGTCGAGCAGGACGCTTCCGGCTCCGCCTGGGAACTGGCCAAGTCCTACGCCAAGGCGATCGGCGGCACCCGCGCCGGCGTCATCAAGACCACCTTCACCGAAGAGACCGAAACGGACCTCTTCGGCGAGCAGGCCGTCCTGTGCGGCGGCGTCTCCCAGCTGATCCAGTACGGCTTCGAGACCCTGACCGAGGCCGGCTACCAGCCGCAGATCGCCTACTTCGAGGTCCTCCATGAGCTCAAGCTCATCGTTGACCTCATGTGGGAGGGCGGCATCGCCAAGCAGCGCTGGAGCGTCTCGGACACCGCAGAGTACGGCGACTACGTCTCCGGCCCGCGCGTCATCACCCCCGAGGTGAAGGAGAACATGAAGGCTGTCCTGAAGGACATCCAGGACGGCGCCTTCGCCAAGCGCTTCATCGACGACCAGGACGCCGGCGCCCCCGAGTTCAAGGCGCTGCGCGCCAAGGCCGAGCAGCACCCGATCGAGGCCGTCGGCCGCGAGCTGCGTTCGCTGTTCGCCTGGCAGCAGCAGGATGCAGACTACGTCGAAGGCTCTGCAGCCCGCTAG
- the ilvN gene encoding acetolactate synthase small subunit, with translation MTRHTLSVLVEDKPGVLTRVASLFARRAFNINSLAVGPTEVPGMSRMTVVVDADGELIEQVTKQLNKLVNVIKIVELTSESSVQRDHILVKVRADAATRLQVTQAADLFRASVVDVSTESVVIEATGHPEKLTALLSVLEPFGIREIVQSGTLAVGRGSRSMSDRALRSA, from the coding sequence ATGACCCGCCACACATTGTCCGTTCTGGTCGAAGACAAGCCCGGTGTGCTGACCCGCGTCGCCAGCCTCTTCGCCCGCCGGGCCTTCAACATCAATTCCCTGGCCGTCGGCCCCACCGAGGTTCCGGGCATGTCCCGGATGACCGTGGTGGTCGACGCCGACGGCGAGCTGATTGAGCAGGTCACCAAGCAGCTGAACAAGCTGGTCAACGTGATCAAGATCGTCGAGCTCACCTCCGAATCTTCCGTACAGCGTGACCACATCCTGGTCAAGGTACGTGCGGATGCCGCAACACGCCTGCAGGTCACCCAGGCTGCAGACCTGTTCCGCGCTTCAGTGGTCGACGTCTCCACAGAGTCGGTGGTCATTGAGGCAACGGGCCACCCCGAGAAGCTCACGGCACTGCTGTCAGTGCTGGAGCCTTTCGGCATCCGCGAAATCGTGCAGTCCGGCACCTTGGCCGTTGGACGGGGATCCCGCTCCATGAGTGACAGGGCGCTGCGCAGCGCCTAA
- a CDS encoding acetolactate synthase large subunit translates to MSKGSPISPSLMATKSTGAHKAPDRVERPAEAGVDTAAVSPVLGPNNVVPPTVMSGSQAIVRSLEELGVQDIFGLPGGAILPTYDPLMASTMNHVLVRHEQGAGHAAQGYAMVTGRVGVCIATSGPGATNLVTAIMDAHMDSVPMVAITGQVSSGVIGTDAFQEADIVGITMPITKHSFLVTDPNDIPHVMAEAFHLASTGRPGPVLVDVAKDAQQGQMTFSWPPRIDLPGYRPVLRGHNKQVREAARLISAASKPVLYVGGGVVKAHAAAELRELAELTGAPVVTTLMARGVFPDSHPQHVGMPGMHGTVSAVTALQQSDLLITLGARFDDRVTGVLSSFAPNAKVIHADIDPAEISKNRTADVPIVGSVKEIIPELTEALRTQFEAFGTPDLTNWWAFLNNLKETYPLGWTEPEDGLSAPQRVIERIGALTGPEGVYVAGVGQHQMWASQFIKYERPHAWLNSGGAGTMGYAVPAAMGAKVGNPDRVVWAIDGDGCFQMTNQELATCAINNIPIKVAVINNSSLGMVRQWQTLFYEGRYSNTDLNTGHDTIRIPDFVKLADAYGCASFRCERDEDIDATIQKALEINDRPVVIDFVVSPNSMVWPMVPAGVSNDQIQVARNMTPEWEEED, encoded by the coding sequence ATGAGCAAAGGATCGCCGATCAGCCCCTCGCTGATGGCCACAAAGTCCACTGGAGCCCACAAGGCCCCGGATCGCGTCGAACGTCCGGCCGAGGCCGGCGTCGACACTGCTGCCGTCTCTCCTGTCCTCGGACCGAACAACGTCGTACCCCCGACGGTCATGTCCGGTTCGCAAGCAATTGTCCGCTCGCTCGAAGAACTCGGCGTCCAGGACATTTTCGGTTTGCCCGGTGGCGCGATCCTGCCCACCTATGACCCCTTGATGGCCTCCACAATGAACCACGTTCTGGTCCGTCACGAACAGGGAGCCGGCCACGCCGCGCAAGGCTACGCCATGGTCACCGGACGGGTTGGCGTCTGCATCGCCACTTCGGGCCCGGGTGCCACCAACCTCGTTACCGCCATCATGGACGCCCACATGGACTCCGTGCCTATGGTGGCCATCACCGGCCAGGTCTCCAGCGGGGTGATCGGCACCGACGCGTTCCAGGAAGCGGACATCGTCGGGATCACCATGCCGATCACGAAGCACTCCTTCCTGGTCACCGACCCCAACGACATCCCGCACGTCATGGCCGAGGCCTTCCACCTGGCCTCCACCGGACGCCCGGGACCGGTCCTCGTGGACGTCGCCAAGGACGCCCAGCAGGGCCAGATGACGTTCTCCTGGCCGCCCCGGATCGACCTCCCCGGCTACCGGCCGGTGCTGCGCGGCCACAACAAGCAGGTCCGGGAGGCCGCCCGGCTCATCTCCGCGGCCAGCAAGCCCGTGCTGTACGTCGGCGGCGGCGTGGTCAAGGCCCATGCCGCGGCCGAGCTGCGCGAACTGGCCGAGCTGACCGGCGCGCCCGTGGTGACCACGCTGATGGCCCGCGGCGTGTTCCCGGACTCGCACCCGCAGCACGTGGGGATGCCCGGCATGCACGGCACGGTGTCCGCCGTCACCGCGCTGCAGCAGTCGGACCTGCTGATCACCCTCGGCGCCCGGTTCGATGACCGCGTGACCGGCGTACTGAGCTCCTTCGCCCCGAACGCCAAGGTGATCCACGCCGACATCGATCCGGCGGAAATCTCCAAGAACCGCACTGCCGACGTCCCGATCGTCGGCTCGGTCAAGGAAATCATTCCCGAACTGACCGAGGCCCTGCGCACGCAGTTCGAGGCCTTCGGCACCCCGGACCTGACCAACTGGTGGGCCTTCCTGAACAACCTTAAGGAAACCTACCCGCTGGGCTGGACCGAACCCGAGGACGGCCTGAGCGCCCCGCAGCGTGTCATCGAGCGGATCGGTGCCCTGACCGGCCCTGAAGGCGTGTACGTCGCCGGCGTCGGGCAGCACCAGATGTGGGCGTCGCAGTTCATCAAGTACGAACGCCCGCACGCCTGGCTCAACTCCGGCGGCGCCGGCACCATGGGCTACGCCGTGCCGGCGGCCATGGGTGCCAAGGTGGGCAACCCGGACCGCGTCGTCTGGGCGATCGACGGCGACGGCTGCTTCCAGATGACCAACCAGGAACTGGCCACGTGCGCGATCAACAACATCCCGATCAAGGTCGCGGTCATCAACAACTCCTCGCTGGGCATGGTCCGGCAGTGGCAGACCCTCTTCTACGAGGGCCGCTACTCCAACACCGACCTCAATACCGGCCACGACACCATCCGCATCCCGGACTTCGTCAAACTGGCGGACGCCTACGGCTGCGCCTCCTTCCGGTGCGAACGCGACGAGGACATCGATGCCACCATCCAGAAGGCACTGGAAATCAATGACCGCCCCGTCGTCATTGACTTCGTCGTGAGCCCCAACTCCATGGTGTGGCCGATGGTCCCCGCCGGAGTGAGCAACGACCAGATCCAGGTTGCCCGCAACATGACCCCGGAATGGGAAGAGGAGGACTGA
- the ilvD gene encoding dihydroxy-acid dehydratase — protein sequence MSQDTEAAAGATPDIKPRSRVVTDGIHAAPARGMFRAVGMGDDDFAKPQIGVASSWNEITPCNLSLNRLAQGAKEGVHAGGGFPMQFGTISVSDGISMGHEGMHFSLVSREVIADSVETVMQAERIDGSVLLAGCDKSLPGMLMAAARLDLASVFLYAGSIMPGWVKLEDGSEKEVTLIDAFEAVGACAAGKMSREDLDRIEKAICPGEGACGGMYTANTMACIGEALGMSLPGSAAPPSADRRRDAFAHKSGEAVVNLLRLGITARDIMTRKAFENAIAVTMAFGGSTNAVLHLLAIAREADVELTLEDFNRIGDKIPHLGDLKPFGRYVMTDVDKIGGVPVIMKALLDAGLLHGDCLTVTGKTVAENLAAINPPDLDGKILRALDNPIHKTGGITILHGSMAPEGAVVKSAGFDADVFEGTARVFEREQGALDALDNGAIHKGDVVVIRYEGPKGGPGMREMLAITGAIKGAGLGKDVLLLTDGRFSGGTTGLCIGHVAPEAVDGGPIAFVKDGDRIRVDIAARTFDLLVDDAELEARKVGWEPLPAKFSKGVLAKYAKLVHSASTGAYCG from the coding sequence ATGAGCCAGGACACCGAAGCAGCAGCCGGCGCCACGCCGGATATCAAGCCCCGCAGCCGGGTCGTTACCGACGGCATCCACGCGGCTCCCGCGCGCGGCATGTTCCGTGCGGTCGGCATGGGCGACGACGACTTCGCCAAGCCCCAGATTGGCGTTGCGAGCTCGTGGAACGAGATCACTCCCTGCAACCTTTCGCTGAACAGGCTCGCCCAGGGTGCCAAGGAAGGCGTCCACGCCGGCGGCGGGTTCCCGATGCAGTTCGGCACCATCTCCGTCTCGGACGGCATTTCCATGGGCCACGAGGGCATGCACTTCTCCCTGGTGTCCCGCGAGGTCATCGCCGACTCCGTGGAGACCGTCATGCAGGCCGAACGGATCGACGGGTCGGTGCTCCTGGCCGGTTGTGACAAGTCGCTGCCCGGCATGCTGATGGCTGCCGCCCGCCTGGACCTCGCCAGCGTGTTCCTCTATGCCGGCTCGATCATGCCCGGCTGGGTCAAGCTCGAGGACGGCTCTGAAAAGGAAGTCACCCTGATCGATGCCTTCGAGGCCGTCGGTGCCTGTGCCGCCGGCAAGATGAGCCGCGAGGACCTGGACCGCATCGAAAAGGCCATCTGCCCGGGCGAAGGAGCCTGCGGCGGCATGTACACCGCCAACACCATGGCCTGCATCGGCGAGGCCCTGGGCATGTCCTTGCCCGGCTCCGCCGCGCCGCCCTCGGCGGACCGCCGCCGCGACGCCTTCGCCCACAAGTCCGGCGAAGCCGTGGTCAACCTGCTGCGCCTGGGCATCACGGCCCGCGACATCATGACGCGCAAGGCGTTCGAAAACGCCATCGCCGTCACCATGGCTTTCGGCGGCTCCACCAACGCCGTGCTGCACCTGCTCGCGATCGCCCGCGAGGCCGACGTCGAACTGACGCTTGAGGACTTCAACCGGATCGGCGACAAGATCCCGCACCTGGGCGACCTCAAGCCGTTCGGCCGCTACGTGATGACCGACGTCGACAAGATCGGCGGCGTGCCGGTGATCATGAAGGCCCTGCTCGACGCCGGCCTGCTGCACGGTGACTGCCTCACCGTCACGGGAAAGACGGTCGCGGAGAACCTCGCCGCCATCAACCCGCCGGACCTGGACGGCAAGATCCTGCGCGCGCTGGACAACCCGATCCACAAGACCGGCGGCATCACCATCCTGCACGGCTCCATGGCCCCCGAGGGCGCCGTCGTCAAGAGCGCCGGGTTCGACGCCGACGTCTTCGAGGGGACCGCCCGCGTGTTCGAACGCGAACAGGGTGCCCTGGACGCACTGGACAACGGTGCGATCCACAAGGGCGACGTTGTCGTCATCCGCTATGAAGGGCCCAAGGGCGGCCCCGGCATGCGGGAGATGCTCGCCATCACCGGTGCGATCAAGGGCGCCGGCCTGGGCAAGGACGTCCTGCTGCTCACCGACGGGCGGTTCTCCGGCGGCACCACGGGCCTCTGCATTGGCCACGTCGCGCCCGAAGCTGTCGACGGCGGCCCCATCGCGTTCGTCAAGGACGGCGACCGCATCCGCGTCGACATCGCGGCACGCACCTTCGACCTCCTGGTTGACGACGCCGAACTCGAGGCCCGCAAGGTGGGCTGGGAGCCGCTCCCGGCCAAGTTCAGCAAGGGCGTCCTGGCCAAGTACGCCAAGCTCGTCCACAGCGCCTCCACCGGCGCCTATTGCGGGTAA
- a CDS encoding LysR family transcriptional regulator, which produces MDFKRLRILRELADRGTVGATAEAMKVTPSAVSQQLKTLQDELGVVLVEKSGRGVRLTEAGLAMAGAAAEVSTAMARAEATIDTYRRGWQTRVVAAFFPSAAEMFLPGLLHRVKAIEGLRLEAHFEDPGVAGFAGLTADYDIVLAHSVDGPGVFGGQGLAVVPLLDEPLDVALPAGHALAAKPALRAEDVVGFPWMGVPEGFPFDTVLRQIELRADAPALRVQQFPDLRVLEALVSAGHGLSLLPRYTAVSNQERGFVLRPLEGVKASRSIVALARPDVAARTTIQQVLALLKAEARAVADAPELRPGTAPD; this is translated from the coding sequence ATGGACTTCAAGCGACTGCGGATTCTGCGTGAACTCGCCGACCGCGGCACGGTGGGGGCCACCGCGGAGGCCATGAAGGTCACGCCGTCGGCCGTTTCCCAGCAACTCAAAACCCTGCAGGACGAACTCGGCGTGGTCCTGGTGGAAAAGTCCGGCAGGGGAGTCCGGCTTACCGAGGCGGGGCTGGCCATGGCCGGCGCCGCCGCAGAGGTGTCCACCGCCATGGCCCGGGCCGAGGCCACCATCGACACATACCGGCGCGGCTGGCAGACACGCGTGGTGGCGGCCTTTTTTCCGAGCGCGGCCGAGATGTTCCTGCCCGGCCTCCTCCACCGGGTCAAAGCCATCGAGGGGCTCCGCCTCGAAGCGCACTTCGAGGATCCCGGCGTGGCCGGGTTCGCCGGGCTGACTGCGGACTACGACATCGTCCTGGCCCACAGCGTCGACGGCCCGGGGGTCTTCGGCGGCCAGGGCCTGGCGGTGGTGCCGCTGCTGGACGAACCGCTGGATGTCGCGCTGCCGGCAGGACATGCGCTCGCCGCCAAGCCCGCGCTGCGCGCCGAGGACGTGGTCGGCTTCCCCTGGATGGGGGTGCCCGAAGGCTTCCCGTTCGATACCGTGCTGCGCCAGATCGAGCTGCGCGCCGACGCGCCGGCGCTCCGCGTCCAGCAGTTCCCCGATCTGCGCGTGCTGGAGGCCCTGGTCAGTGCCGGGCACGGGCTGAGCCTGCTGCCGCGGTACACGGCTGTCAGCAATCAGGAGCGCGGCTTCGTCCTGCGCCCGCTCGAGGGCGTCAAAGCGAGTCGGAGCATTGTCGCGCTGGCGCGTCCGGATGTCGCGGCCCGGACCACCATCCAGCAGGTCCTGGCGCTGCTCAAGGCCGAAGCCCGGGCCGTTGCCGACGCCCCGGAATTGCGCCCCGGTACTGCGCCGGATTGA
- a CDS encoding PQQ-dependent sugar dehydrogenase — MALAVALLLLSGCTDAAPPPPSQSGGSPAKGTSGAAGAPTVTGRIDGLQLPWSAVYLPDGTAVISERDSALLRTVSGGKLGTISQVPGVVPGGEGGLLGLALSPDFATDRYLYAYLTAAADNRIVRMRLEDRGGRLEAGPVEPVFTGIPKASTHNGGRIRFGPDNFLYAGTGDAQRREQPQDPSALGGKILRLTPDGRPAPGNPFGDNPVYSLGHRNVQGLAWDSAGRLWASEFGPDVNDELNLIVPGGNYGWPEVTGAPHRSGFLDAKVVWPSTAESSPSGLEIVRDTAYLGALRGQRLWVVPLKGEYAGDPVSQFTREYGRIRNVSLAPDGRLWLLSNGQNPDFALILDLPR; from the coding sequence ATGGCCCTGGCGGTTGCCCTGCTCCTTTTAAGCGGCTGTACCGACGCCGCACCCCCGCCCCCGTCGCAGTCCGGAGGCAGCCCGGCGAAGGGCACTTCGGGCGCCGCGGGGGCGCCCACGGTTACCGGCCGCATTGACGGGCTCCAGCTTCCCTGGTCCGCCGTGTATCTGCCGGACGGCACCGCCGTCATCTCCGAACGTGACTCCGCCCTGCTCCGCACCGTCAGCGGCGGCAAACTTGGGACGATCAGCCAGGTGCCCGGCGTCGTTCCCGGCGGCGAAGGCGGCCTCCTGGGGCTTGCCCTTTCCCCGGACTTCGCCACCGACCGCTACCTCTACGCGTACCTCACCGCGGCGGCGGACAACAGGATCGTCCGCATGCGGCTCGAGGACCGCGGCGGACGGCTGGAAGCCGGCCCCGTGGAACCTGTCTTCACCGGCATTCCCAAGGCCAGTACGCACAACGGCGGGCGGATCCGTTTCGGCCCCGACAATTTCCTCTATGCGGGAACGGGCGATGCGCAGCGCCGCGAGCAGCCGCAGGACCCCTCGGCCCTGGGCGGGAAGATCTTGCGTCTGACCCCCGACGGACGGCCTGCCCCCGGCAACCCTTTCGGGGACAACCCGGTCTACAGCCTCGGGCACCGGAACGTCCAAGGACTCGCGTGGGACAGCGCGGGGCGGCTCTGGGCCAGCGAGTTCGGTCCCGACGTCAACGACGAACTGAACCTGATTGTGCCCGGGGGCAACTACGGCTGGCCGGAGGTGACGGGTGCCCCGCACCGCTCCGGCTTCCTGGACGCCAAGGTGGTGTGGCCGTCGACGGCGGAATCGTCACCAAGCGGACTGGAAATCGTCCGCGACACGGCCTATCTGGGCGCCCTGCGCGGGCAGCGACTGTGGGTGGTTCCCCTCAAAGGCGAATACGCGGGCGATCCTGTGAGCCAATTCACACGGGAGTATGGCCGGATCCGGAACGTTTCGCTGGCCCCGGACGGCCGCCTCTGGCTGCTCAGCAACGGACAAAACCCTGATTTTGCGCTGATTTTGGACCTCCCGCGCTAG